From Taeniopygia guttata chromosome 3, bTaeGut7.mat, whole genome shotgun sequence:
AAGGATCCGCTACAGTTGTATTGCTTCCGTAAGTTTTCATGAGTAAATAGTTCAGGAAATAAGAGAACAAGCAATCGGGAAGCAAAGTTGCCTATGGAAAGACTGCTTTCATATATGCTTTTAATCTGTTCTTTGTTCAACAGGTAATCCGGGACAGGGACATCAAAATCAGGAGGGGGAAAGTCAAGTTTGTCAAAATCTATGGGTACAAGCCAAATTTTTTTTGACCGTCTGCCAGGCTTTTCATATTCAAAACTGTCTTCCACTTTTATGATTGATACATCATCTGGTAAACTAGAAGAATCGTAACAGTCATCTCTCATCTGGTCACATTCACTTCCATCCATATACGTACTTTCAAGCTCATCATTTATTCGCTGAACACACTGCTGCAACCAGGCTTCTTCTTCTTGCACATCTGGAAAGTAAATTTCAGTGTACCTACGGATTATTTGAAGCCGATGAGGATCCAGCAGTTGTTTTCCAGAGTCTCCAAAGCAGCTGTACCTTTCAGCTAATTTTCTGTGGTCAAAGAGTTCTGGAAAAAGTCTGTGtaacaaaaaaacagaaaactctCCTGGTGAAGAAGCTTCATCTAAAAATTCATTGAGATCCTGAGCATCCAGCATGTAATCTGAGGCAATGACATTACTCCTGTCCAAGGACAAAGCTTCTTCCTGCTCTTTATCCTCCATAAAATGAGAGGACTCGACCTGCTCAGTCTCATAAAAACTGGATGATTGCACATTCTGCTGActgttttccatttccctttgAGCCCAAAATCTATTGAAAAAATCATTGACTTGAGGCAAACACTCCAACTGCCACACAGCTGTATTCTTCACAGAAGGGTAACAAACTTCCACGTAGTTACGAATAAGCTGCAGATGAAGAGATTCAAGTTTCCTTTTGTTGAGAAAGCCACAAGCACTGCAGCTTCTGCCGAACTCATCGTCACTGAAGAGCTCTGGGAAGAGCTGCACGAGCAACCGGCAAGCCAGGTCCCCGCCCGATGTGCTTTGATCCATGATTTGCTTCAGTTCTGTAGAAGTCAGCTGGTACTCCGGGGGAGGCTTGAAGTCAGCAACGGACTCTGCTGGACTGACTTGCTTTTTAATTCTGCTAACCTCCAGAGACAGCAGGTCAACTTTACTGTGAAGCTGAGTCATATTGGTGTTGAGGGTGTTCAGCGtgtaaaacattttctgtatcAAAGAATATATATTTGATTCTGAATCTGCTGCGGCTGCTGCTACTGCAATGGCTGTGGCCGAGTCTCTTTTGCGTTGGTCGTTCAAAGTCCGAATTTGCGAGGGACTGCTAGGGTTGATTTTTTCAAACAACTCGTAAGAAGCAAactgctctgctcctggtggGTTCTTCTTCTCTGTGATTTTGTGCGAGATGCCATAGAGAGGTTTTTTATAAGATGGAGTGATTATGTCACTGAAGGATTCTTCTTCACAGAGCCATGTTACATTAGAATTCTTGTTCTTGTTTAGCTGCTCTGCATTTACCTGAGTGGGTGAGCCAGCATCTCTGttcctcatgtttgaaagggagCCCTTCAAATGAATAAATACTGTATTAGTAAGACTGCCTTAAAGATACTTGCTATAAATACGTGCTCCTTAAGCAAGCATTGTTACATAAATATGCAAAATCAAATTTTCTCCAGAGGACTTGCTgtgttaaataataaaaattattaagttcactaggaaaaataaaattacagtaaaGTATTATTTAGGTTTCCTttctgtttccctttttttggctcATGGCTTTCTCCATGGAATAGAAATGCAATAATAATTCTTAGTACTCTCTACCCACAGAGCTCTAATTACTCCCCCAAATTAAGTATCATTAGGCTTCACCTTGCATATGAGGATCTTGGGCTGTCAAGAATTTGGGTGGCAACAAGTCAGCAACAGAGCCAAGAATAGCATCTAGATTTTCTGACTCCTAGTCCTGTGACCTTGCCATTGCCTCCAACAACTGCATTTAACATTCCAGCACTCTCTTTAGgatagcttttaaaaatgtcacaaaagctataaaaaaaaaaaaagattattctatttttttcagatgtgaAAAGTTTATACataggttttaaaaaaatatctttataatGGTGGAGAACTACTAAATAAATCCTagaaattacttaatttttaaaagatattctatttaaataataaaaaaatggaaagtacCTTGGTAcaatatctttttaaaaaggaagtctaacagaatatttctttatttctgaaagGCAAGGAAGTTTAGACTTGTGGATTTCTAACTTTCTTAATTATTTAAactatataaatttatataatttataaattatataaaaccAGTAATGAATTCTTAAGGACTTAATGCGCTCAAGCATTTTCATCATCTCACAGTAGATATGCAGGGCTTGgatgatttggggttttttcttttgcaaacaCGTGGATATTGCAAATAATTCTTAAAAGTTAAGCAGATACAACAGAATCAAAATCCAACATAAAGAATTCAAACATGAGAAAACACTCCCAGATTTGTAAATGTTTCTATACTGAAACAATTTTCTTACCTTCTTCTGTAGAACATTAATTAGATAAAACACTACAGAATTTGCATTCAtgtattaaaataaaggaaacacAGACTTCAGGTCTGAGATGAGAGCCACAAGAAATTTGAAATTCCAGTGAGGAACTTGAATTAAGGTTTCTTTCTTGAGAAACAGAACTGTAACTCACGAAATCAATGTGGTCCCTGTGTGTATTCATACTTGGTATCTGCTTACTGCAGTGACAAATTGaatctaattattttttaatttctaatgcAATGCATACTCAAAGGAGACTCAGAAAGAACAAGCTGATTTCCACTCCAAGTTTAGAAATCAGCATTCAATTGAACCAAAGCTGTTTCCAAGTCCTGCTCTCACTCACAAAACATTACCCTACATACAAAACCTTGCGTTTGCACATCCAAAGTTGTGTGGAGGGATGATCAAACGAAAACATAATGCCTAGGCAACGCATTTCAGTGTGCAGAATCCTTGGCTGCCAGGGTGCCTAGGACACCTGGTTTCCAGGTCCCAGTTTGAAGACTGTCCCACTCCAGTCCCACTCATAACAAAGCCAGAACAGCGACTGAACTGCGAGCAGACTGAAGTCCACGTTGCCCCCACTGAACTGCAGGCTCCTAAGCTGGGACTGATGTTGTCATACACCACCTATACTTGTCAGTGAAGAAACAGAGGTAGTTCCAGATGGTAGCAGAGCTCTGCCACACAGACATCACCTGAAAGCACGCCATGAAAATCCCCCCTGATGATGTGCACAATACTGCTCTCCGGTCAGGCACACAAACTGAATTACAAAGCTTTTTACTATTTTAGatttaaagaacaaaacacTTCTTACACAATCAATGAGACCTACCACCTAAGTCCCTCTTTCATTAACACTCCTGTTAACTGAGAATATACCAAATATTCCTTCAGAAACAGCATATGACTATCTCAATTCCTTCTCTACTACTAAAACACCCTGCTGCTAAATAGCTTGCCATGGGCCACCAGGTATCTGTCAGTTCTCATTTGACTTcctgctgtttattttccctaattaattatataataaaaCTTGGCAATATGAGGGTAACTTCTATTGATGTGCACCTCACACACAGAGTCAGGCCAAATCAATACTAGAATGTGTATTAAAGAACATTAATTCATTCTTTTGACAGTAAGATCATTAAAGTTTGCAGTCTCGGTTTTGGACATGGTGCTCTGGCGCTCATGCTAAGAACTACAGCAGATCTTCATTACAACAGCAGCTGACCTTCTTCCTTCACTAATGCAGCTCTCAGTGGCTGGATCTGGCTGCAGGATGGATTTGCATTTCagaatatttgcatttcagaaacacACAGTCAGTGTTCTCCTAGCAGGTGACAAGACAAAACATTTGaggcttaaaaatatttaaggataTTTTCGTTCAGATGcattctcattttattttcttttgcttttaattatcTTGTCTGTAGTTTCCATCTGGGAACAGAACTATCCACACCATAAATACATGGCTTTTGTAAATTCTCCAATTTAACGAATTCATTTTCTGTAACGCTGATCTTTAAAAATCCACGAATTTCAGGTAATACTGCACCCATTTAAGATTATCAGTTCTAAAGTACTAtcaaaaaagaagcaaagataTTGTTCTATGAGACTCAATGTATGTAAGATAGTGCTGCTTTTTATACTACAGTTGCACAGCAAGTTTTTATGTTCTAAACATTTTATGAACATTTGCAAAGCGCAGTATTTTGCAAAACATCGACCAATACAAGAAATTGTGAAATAGTCTCTCACATACTCTCTTGGAATCCTAAGCCAAGTTTTAAAAGTTGCTTAGTTATTGTTCTGCTCAATGCTCGAGTCCATTTATGACCTTTGCTATGCTTAATAAACAAAGTCTAAATATCTGTAAGAATACAATGCATAATATTCAAGCCCAGGagtaaagaataaataaatataggAGCAAGAAACATAGATTCTTTTAGACACATAAGAATATGGAAAGGTCCCGCACATAACTTTTTTAAACTTACCATCTTCTACgcattgttttttttaaagaaaatcagGGGAAATTAATTCCTGATTATGAAGTGGCattcaaaatttcaaaaaaaggGGAAGTCTTCAGATAAAAAGTAATTTAGTAATATAATTACCAGCTCAAAAGAAGTACAGCTCTGTTTATATCACAGATAGATGCCTATATGACGTGCAGTAAAAATATACTACAAGCACAACATTCTTTagaataattaatatttttccattgtttAAATAGAAATAGTTAATTAAATCATcaattgaaacaaaatattggTATTAGAGAAGTaattaacttaaaaaatgctgtTAGGATTGAGGACTGTTTCTGGTTGGTTATTTAACTAAACATGCTGATTCATTGGGGTCAGACAAGAATGAATTTTCATCATTATTACTAGGTCAACTTCTGCTATTATGAATCCAAAGTTgcaattaatttcaaattaaactttaaaatttattaatggCAAACAGGCAAACTCAAAGCAATCACAGTTCAGAGACCATTACAAAGCTCTTTCAAGAATCTGAATGTAAGGAAAACaattgtaaaaagaaaaagagaaaggaaaagaaagaaaccgTGTAATAAGATTAAAACCTACCTACCACAGgcattcaggggaaaaaaacagccGTAAGAAGTCAGGGAGATGATAGTCAAGAAAAAGAATCACAGAGAATTATGGCTATAAAGAAAACACGAAATGTGCAAATGCAACATGGCTAGGTagcagaagagcagaaaaggaTATGTGCATTAGGATAGGTCACAAACTAAATATAACCCAGAGCCTGAAGTTATTCAAAAGAGGATGAATTTGAATCTAGGTTATTTTAATAAAGTGCTGAGTGTGAAAAACAGGAGGTCATTATAGTGCTCTAGAGAGCGGCAGGAGAGATGAGACTATCCAACACCGGACATTAGTCTTTCTGGACTCTCAAATGGAACAACAAAAATATAAGGTGACTCCTGAAGAAGAGcttgaaaaaaagagaattttaatcTTGGAAAGGAAGGACTGAGAGTGGACAATATCACACGAATTTTCCCACATGCAGAAGAAGATTTTTCTAGGAACAGATGATCATTGCTCTCCCTACTGAAAAGAACAAGGACAAAAAGAAACCAGCACAATTTCAGCAGAGATTAATTAAAATCCGACATTGCTAGAGAGGCGAAACACAAGATCAGGATAATGGAAAAGACTGGGCATCTCCTTCACTGGCTAAAGAAACATCTGGATTGTCCCAAGCTGGGATGCCACACCAGATGCTGTAATACATTCCACTCTTGATATGGCTGAAGTCTTCTGCATCCCTGCATTTTTATCCTTCAAATAATACACTAATTTATACGGGTCTCACTGATATTAAATCTTTGTTGCAGAAGAAAGAATTACAGCCCTGATCCTACCACTCAGGATCAAGCTGAAGGACTGTGTGACATGAGAGTGACTGTAATCAGAGTCATGCTCAGTTACTCCAAATCACTGCCCCTTCCTTTGTCATCTGCTGTACAACAAAAATACAATTCACGTAAATTTATTAACCTATAACTATTAACTGTATTTCATAAATATGATCACTTCCATGTTATTTAGAGAATACTCAGCCATGTGTAAACTGGCTTTAGATTAGACACATTTGCAACAAACTCATTACCAATGCAAATTTAGTTAAAATACTTGCATTCTACTTATAGCAGCAGAGAATTTAGCCTAGGAAATATGAACCAAAAAATCACAGCCGTGTACAGAGAAGTCACCTCTTGTGTAAAGCGTCTCTTCTTCACGCTGGGTAAGGCATCCTGCTGGCCTCCTGACCCATCACAGCCAAAGGAGTTCTGTTTCCGTTTGTTGGAATCCTGTAGGCAAGTCACTGCGCCATCCAGTGAGTGCTTCTCAGCAGATCTGGAAGTTACTGAGCAGTCTAGAGCTTcatcttcattttctgtttctactttcacattttttttaggaatttttactgaaaaaagaGAACAGTTAGAAAGATATAGCACCCTTTCCAGAAAACTATGACATTCTTACTGTAATGTTCTgaggtttgtttctttttatgaaaacatgttttgaagaacttcattattttttaatacttctATAATAAGTGTATATTAGGGCCACCTCAAAGTCAAATCATTCAGTTTTCCAGTAAATTACAGTTTCTTCTCCAAAGAAGAATCTAAAACATAAACAAATAATGTTACAGGAAGAAGATTTTTTTGGAAGGGAGGAAGGATGTAGAGCAGAAATAATAATGACTAACAAAGATAATGCCCTATTTCagataactttaaaaaaaccactAGTGTAATTTGGCTTGATCCAACTGCATTCTTTATTAGGTGACAAATGCTTTAAATCAACAAGTATTTTTGCCTGGTCAAAAATTATATAAAGTATAATATTTTACCTTCATCATCATCAGTGATTTCAGCTGAATTCATCTTCTATCTCactaaagaacaaaacaaaaacacaaaagtAAATATCAGCATCTTCCAGAATCAGGGAATAGTCTACATCTCCTCCTTTTTATCTAGAAGTATTGAGTTAACAGCCCACATATGACAGTCTTTCCAGTCTGTATGTTTGTAATAACCAGCTATTTTCAGTAACCTTTATGGCTATCTATAGACCCATCAACATGTAAACTATATTGTTGACAACATACAGCAGGTAGAGAACTATTTAAAACTCTATGTCTTTTTCTGGTATAGAGAAAAGTAAAAGTCATTCTAACCTTCTCTGTAGTGTCTTGGCAGTATATAAATGGAAGTTAACTGTAATAAAGTCTTCACCCTGTACAAAATCTCTATTATTACAGTCAAATGTTTTCATATTGTCCTTGTGGTTGACACAAAAtcatcacagaaagaaaactcatcataAATCATACATGCTGGAGtagagtttttattttaaaatctttgatCTTTTGATATAAATTGCATCAATTCCAGCAGAATAATGCATATAGATCTACACTAAATCTTTTTTCTCTGTCAGTctctaaataattttgtttttgtagGGAAAAGCAAATTTATGTATTACGCTAGCATGATTTTAGTGTTACTTCGTTACTTCTCACATGAAAAACTCATACTTCTGTTTACTTGAAAACTAATTTCCCAAGTTCCTTGGGGGCAAATATCAATCTCTGGATGTGTTCCTAAAAGATATTCTAAATCTTTGGCGATCTACAAAGCAAACAAGTTAGTCAGATATCACTGACCCTCACAGGGCATGCAGCTGCAAACTGACACTCTCAACTGGTGAGCGGGTGACTGGCAAACTGTCACGCTCTGCTCATGCTCCTCTACATGCTGCATATTATGCTTATCTGGCGCCAGAATATTATTGCTTTACAAGTGCAAGTCAATAAAACCAGTCAATCAAAAGTGTACATACAGCCCAGGAGTGGGAATTACAATGAAATTAATAAGAGAGATGGGGAGGGAAAGCCAGAGAATCTGTTGTGGAGGGAAAAACAGTCTGTACCTCTCTCCTGGATAATGCTgaatactatatatatatatatatattttttttttttttttttttacatctcaAAATGCTGTTAAAAACTCTGCAAACACTTGAATGCTGTGTAGATACAAATTTCAATTTGTAGGCAACTTGATGGCTGCAATAGTAACTATGAGGTTCCATTCTGGATTAGATTTTGTATGATTTACAATGGGTGGCACCCAAACAAAAGACACACAGATTTATAAAATCAGCTTATACTGGACCACCCTTGAAGCCAAGATACTCTTTGATGTGCCGATCTTCCACATGGCCCCTATATACAGCCTTGTAAAGGGCATCCTCAAGGGGATACAATGAGATTGTCTTCATCATCATGTATAAAAATAAGTCTCTCCCAATTGGATGTAGAGCTACTACAAACCCCTGAGATACCTTCTCCTTTAACTCACCATTATTCCCTATTTCAGGACTTGCATTTAGGAATTGATTCATATATCAATTATACCAGCTTAACAGTACCATAATCATGTCACTTAAACCTCTGCAAACTCTCTAGACATAATAGTGTGAAACTAAGTGGCCCACACCAACTTCTAAACCACCTGATAAACCCAGATATGGGTTAATACCAGGTCTTATTAACTCAACAGTATGTACAGATTTAGACAAAGCCACTACAGCTCGTTGTGAAAAATCCTACAGCAGTCTTCTCACAGCACTATCAAAAAGCTCTCCTGGACTTTAAGAAAATCCCATTGTACTAATGGTTCATATTTTGCCCTGATATCCCATATACATTGATAGTTACTGCCTGGATCTTCCTTGCACTTTTCCATGCTGCACTGGGCGTGGCTCTGAGGGCTGGGGTACAAGACCAACTCGTGCCAGTGCTCAGGGAGTGTAACACACAGTCTTTTCATGAGGGCTTGAGGTGACAATAAGCAAATCTATCAATACCACTACAGAATACTCTAAAATGGAGATCAAAATGATTTTTCATATAATCCTAGACTGCTTCATCAGagcaaaacagtaaaaaatgttAACCATAAAGCCAGAAGAGAAGATTAAAAGGTGGCAGCGGATGAAACAACACAAAATATGTAGGAGGTAATATATggaattatattttctttcctgttacTACTACCATTCAAATAGGAAGAATGCTTTAGAAGAATTCctatcagagaaaaaaatcaaactgaaagGAGAAGACAAATGAGTATCCGAAGAGCCACTTTTTAAGActggaaaaaagtgaaaaataaagcaaagcaaCAGTTAACTTTCTGAAGGAAACAGTATTAGGAAGGCCAAAGCTACCCTGAATCCAGGTCAAATAACACTGAGTCAAAACATTGTTTCACAAGTTTGAAATACAGTGTTAACTTTTGGGGTTGTTTAATCTGAAAACTGCCAGAATACAATTAAACGTGAATAGTCAAAATCAGTGTCAGAACCAATGAAGCCTATGAAGACTGTGCTCCATACCTGAGCTATCTGGCACCAAAAAAAGCACCAACTCcaactttttttcatttttggaagCCCTAGTAAGAATCTCTTTCCTTATCTAGTTTCCTGTCTTTGTGAGATTTGTAAGAATTCTGGTATGAGAAAATGAAGCACATCAAACATATAACAGCTTCTGTTGAGAGACAGGATTCAATTGTCCCTTTGATTTCCTGCCTTGCAGCCCCACCTGCTCCCTTGGTCAAGCATGGGTGCCCACCTTGACCTTCCATCTTGATAAACGGTCAGAAAACAACgcaattctttttttcctgggtCACCTTCCTTGTAACTCATAGAGGTAAAGGGCCCAGCTCAGGAGTATGCACAATGTTTGGGCTAGAAAGGAGGAATTAAAATCTCCTCATACCAGCAAGCCACTGGCTTGGTTCAACTATTTAATGATACCTTATTTATTCCACTATCTCGCTTCAAACTCGGGTCACAGTGGACCCACGAGTGACTAGCAAGCCAACAAAGAGGCATCAATAGAGCAACTGCATCATCACTTCCACAGGAAATTAGGATTTATGGAAAGGTGGAAAGCCTGTATCTGTTTCTGCTTCTGTATCTGTTTCTGAGCGTGTCTGTGCAAGCATACCTATATATGTATGATTAACAACAATTTTGTTGATTGTTTCAATTCCACTAAAGAGTTAACATATTCGTTAAAATATTGTTTGCTGTGAATCAGTACTTACGAATAATAATTACTTCCTCTTTAAAAGAGGTAGCAGTGTCAAGGTCTGTTTTGAGGTAGCATTCTAGCCCAGAGTGTGAGAATAAGCATAGctggagttaaaaaaaaaaaaagtctaaaagATCTTGGAGCAAAATACCACAAAAAGCAATTGAGTAAGAAATACGTACAGTAAAGCAAACATCCAACAGTTGCTCCTTCTCATGTTGAGTATACAAAACATATTACAAtcttatatgtatttttttcaaaatgcaagATAAATATACTTATCATCCTCAGCCTAATAATTACTCAATGCTATCTAGAGGACAGATGTTAGCAAGTTCTAGGAAAGAGTGAACACTGTACTGAAGCTGGGAGCCCACTGTGAAGTAGTGACTGGCAGAGCAACCAGCTTTGGCAGCTTTCTTTTGCTGGTATACAGACAGATGCTGCACTGCATCCTGTTTTCTGGTGAATCCCCTGGAAGAAAGAttccaaaacaaaccaaacaccTACAGTTATGTCAGCAGCCAGATCcaagggagcagggaaagaagGGGAGTCCTGGCATACCTTGTCTGTGCGACAAATTCCCTTCCCACAGATCCTGCTCTCTCTTCTCATCAGACTAGGCAATGAACAAAATAGCCCCTTCAATGAAGGGACTTAACACTCCCTGTGTCGATTACTCTCACTTAAACATCTGCCCCTATTCCAAAAATGTACCAGGTCATGACACTTAACTGCACTGTTGTATCATTTTGGCAATGACATTCCACATTGAGATGGTATTACCCATGGTTAACAGAGAAGCTCAatgcacagggcagtgctgggagttCCAAAGTATGGAAGAACATCTTAAAAACAAGGTTTTGGAATGTTTCTCTGTGCATTTAGTGTTAACAACTACCCTGATGCTGCTTTTGCTCGTAGAACAGAAGATGCGAACCATCTACCAAAATGCACGTACCCAAAATATGCACTGAAGCCTTAAGGATTTAAAGCACTGGGGTACAACAGATTTTATGAGTAAGGGAAGAAATTGCAACTCGGAATGTATTACTCAGAATGTATTTCAGTCTCATATCATCTAATATAATGCATATTGCTACTTAAAAGTAGCATAAATGTGTACCTAGTTATTGatacacaaaacaaaactgaatcCTAACTGATTAATAAGTTAAATCTTCCCATAATGTGCATTCTCCTTCTCCTGTTTACCGCCTAAGAATTACTCATGTGTTTGCCTTGAAGGATGCTTTACCGA
This genomic window contains:
- the BEND3 gene encoding BEN domain-containing protein 3 isoform X1; this encodes MNSAEITDDDEVKIPKKNVKVETENEDEALDCSVTSRSAEKHSLDGAVTCLQDSNKRKQNSFGCDGSGGQQDALPSVKKRRFTQEGSLSNMRNRDAGSPTQVNAEQLNKNKNSNVTWLCEEESFSDIITPSYKKPLYGISHKITEKKNPPGAEQFASYELFEKINPSSPSQIRTLNDQRKRDSATAIAVAAAAADSESNIYSLIQKMFYTLNTLNTNMTQLHSKVDLLSLEVSRIKKQVSPAESVADFKPPPEYQLTSTELKQIMDQSTSGGDLACRLLVQLFPELFSDDEFGRSCSACGFLNKRKLESLHLQLIRNYVEVCYPSVKNTAVWQLECLPQVNDFFNRFWAQREMENSQQNVQSSSFYETEQVESSHFMEDKEQEEALSLDRSNVIASDYMLDAQDLNEFLDEASSPGEFSVFLLHRLFPELFDHRKLAERYSCFGDSGKQLLDPHRLQIIRRYTEIYFPDVQEEEAWLQQCVQRINDELESTYMDGSECDQMRDDCYDSSSLPDDVSIIKVEDSFEYEKPGRRSKKIWLVPIDFDKLDFPPPDFDVPVPDYLLNKEQIKSIYESSLSIGNFASRLLVLLFPELFTHENLRKQYNCSGSLGKKQLDPTRIKLIRHYVQILYPRAKNDRVWTLEFVGKLDERCRRRDTEQRRSYQQQRKIHMPGPDRREFLTYAINPERFREEFEGPPLPPERSSKDFCKIPLDELVVPNPDFPVPSLYLLSDKEIREIVQQSLSVGNFAARLLVRLFPELFTPENLRLQYNHSGACNKKQLDPIRLRLIRHYVEAVYPVEKMEEVWHYECIPSIDERCRRPNRKKCDILKKAKKAKKVTGSLNC
- the BEND3 gene encoding BEN domain-containing protein 3 isoform X2 yields the protein MRNRDAGSPTQVNAEQLNKNKNSNVTWLCEEESFSDIITPSYKKPLYGISHKITEKKNPPGAEQFASYELFEKINPSSPSQIRTLNDQRKRDSATAIAVAAAAADSESNIYSLIQKMFYTLNTLNTNMTQLHSKVDLLSLEVSRIKKQVSPAESVADFKPPPEYQLTSTELKQIMDQSTSGGDLACRLLVQLFPELFSDDEFGRSCSACGFLNKRKLESLHLQLIRNYVEVCYPSVKNTAVWQLECLPQVNDFFNRFWAQREMENSQQNVQSSSFYETEQVESSHFMEDKEQEEALSLDRSNVIASDYMLDAQDLNEFLDEASSPGEFSVFLLHRLFPELFDHRKLAERYSCFGDSGKQLLDPHRLQIIRRYTEIYFPDVQEEEAWLQQCVQRINDELESTYMDGSECDQMRDDCYDSSSLPDDVSIIKVEDSFEYEKPGRRSKKIWLVPIDFDKLDFPPPDFDVPVPDYLLNKEQIKSIYESSLSIGNFASRLLVLLFPELFTHENLRKQYNCSGSLGKKQLDPTRIKLIRHYVQILYPRAKNDRVWTLEFVGKLDERCRRRDTEQRRSYQQQRKIHMPGPDRREFLTYAINPERFREEFEGPPLPPERSSKDFCKIPLDELVVPNPDFPVPSLYLLSDKEIREIVQQSLSVGNFAARLLVRLFPELFTPENLRLQYNHSGACNKKQLDPIRLRLIRHYVEAVYPVEKMEEVWHYECIPSIDERCRRPNRKKCDILKKAKKAKKVTGSLNC